A genomic window from Streptomyces sp. HUAS YS2 includes:
- a CDS encoding extracellular solute-binding protein, protein MRPRLFGATASVAALGLLGSLVTACGLSGSDGGTTLRLVAAEYGDSTATSSKAYWDKLTAAFSAAHPGKKVEVTLYPWADVDREVTRMVKENNAPDVALMGAYSDFAAQGRLYAASELLPVRAEANFLPPLAEAGSVGNALYGLPFVASSRLLVYNEELFDKAGAKPPRTWSDLKSAAKALKKEGVLYPYALPLGPEEAHAEALIWELSNGGGYTDGTGGYNIASQENAQTFRWIKDNLVGPALTGPVPPAELNREDAFAAFLRGEVGMVNGYPSLLHEARAKGMKVGTQSMPVSDTLSDGETPPAVGVADWMMAFKHDDNRELVSSFLDFVYQDKNLIEFAARYHLLPSTVSASRASKDAGADHGAEQFLTALRTAQLYPVNEPSWLQVSNTIKRNIGKAVAPSADPQVVLEDIAQQALDEATQG, encoded by the coding sequence GTGCGACCAAGACTCTTCGGCGCGACCGCCTCCGTGGCCGCACTCGGACTACTGGGCTCCCTCGTCACCGCCTGCGGCTTGTCCGGGAGCGACGGAGGGACGACGCTGCGCCTGGTGGCCGCCGAGTACGGCGACAGCACGGCGACGAGCTCCAAGGCGTACTGGGACAAGCTGACCGCCGCCTTCTCCGCCGCCCACCCCGGCAAGAAGGTTGAGGTGACGCTCTACCCGTGGGCCGACGTCGACCGCGAGGTCACCCGCATGGTCAAGGAGAACAACGCCCCGGACGTGGCCCTGATGGGTGCGTACTCCGACTTCGCCGCGCAGGGCCGCCTCTACGCCGCCAGTGAGCTGCTGCCGGTCAGGGCGGAGGCGAACTTCCTGCCGCCGCTCGCAGAGGCGGGGTCGGTCGGCAACGCCCTCTACGGCCTGCCCTTCGTGGCCAGCAGCCGGCTGCTCGTCTACAACGAGGAGCTCTTCGACAAGGCCGGAGCGAAGCCGCCGAGGACCTGGTCGGACCTGAAGAGCGCGGCCAAGGCGCTGAAGAAGGAGGGCGTGCTCTATCCGTACGCCCTGCCGCTCGGTCCCGAGGAGGCGCACGCCGAAGCCCTGATCTGGGAACTGAGCAACGGCGGGGGGTACACGGACGGCACCGGCGGCTACAACATCGCTTCCCAGGAGAACGCGCAGACGTTCCGCTGGATCAAGGACAACCTGGTCGGGCCCGCCCTGACCGGCCCGGTCCCGCCGGCCGAACTCAACCGCGAGGACGCCTTCGCCGCCTTCCTGCGCGGCGAGGTCGGCATGGTCAACGGCTACCCCTCACTTCTCCACGAGGCGAGGGCGAAGGGCATGAAGGTCGGCACCCAGAGCATGCCGGTGTCGGACACGCTGAGCGACGGGGAGACCCCGCCGGCGGTGGGAGTGGCCGACTGGATGATGGCGTTCAAGCACGACGACAACCGCGAACTGGTCTCCTCGTTCCTGGACTTCGTCTACCAGGACAAGAACCTCATCGAGTTCGCCGCGCGCTACCACCTGTTGCCCTCGACGGTGTCCGCCTCCCGGGCCTCCAAGGACGCGGGGGCGGACCACGGCGCCGAGCAGTTCCTGACCGCACTGCGCACTGCCCAGCTCTACCCGGTCAACGAACCGTCCTGGCTGCAGGTCAGCAACACCATCAAGCGGAACATCGGCAAGGCCGTCGCCCCGTCCGCCGACCCGCAGGTCGTGCTGGAAGACATCGCCCAGCAGGCCTTGGACGAAGCGACGCAGGGGTAG